The following proteins are encoded in a genomic region of Streptococcus equi subsp. equi:
- the vpr_1 gene encoding C5a peptidase precursor ScpZ, whose product MIKLIFHKSIVNKEILLYYYSQVQMEVLLVTKKYHSKKSLLCQLTLATTSILLLHSQTVFAEEQQDLDASVSQVNPVAAVEATATDDNSQAARRLQKQKLKQKKKYQPLQKAQRVQHRPIYH is encoded by the coding sequence ATGATAAAATTAATTTTTCACAAATCTATTGTTAATAAAGAGATATTGTTATATTATTATAGTCAGGTACAAATGGAGGTTTTATTAGTGACTAAAAAATATCACTCAAAGAAAAGTTTATTATGCCAGTTAACATTGGCTACAACAAGTATTTTATTGCTTCATAGTCAGACTGTATTTGCTGAGGAGCAGCAGGACTTAGACGCTTCTGTATCACAAGTGAATCCAGTTGCAGCTGTTGAAGCTACTGCTACGGATGACAATTCTCAAGCAGCCAGGCGACTTCAGAAACAGAAGCTAAAACAGAAAAAGAAATATCAGCCTTTGCAGAAGGCCCAGAGAGTACAGCACCGACCAATTTATCACTGA
- the fhs1 gene encoding formate--tetrahydrofolate ligase, giving the protein MKSDIEIAQSVPLKPITEIVKKVGIDADDLELYGNYKAKLSFEKIKSVEDNKPGKLILVTAINPTPAGEGKSTMSIGLADALTKIGKKTMLALREPSLGPVMGIKGGAAGGGYAQVLPMEDINLHFTGDMHAITTAHNALSALIDNHLQQGNELGIDPRRIIWKRVLDLNDRSLRQVIVGLGSPVNGVPREDGFDITVASEVMAILCLATDLKDLKARLANIVIAYRYDKSPVYVRDLKVEGALALILKDAIKPNLVQTIYGTPAFVHGGPFANIAHGCNSVLATSTALRLADYTVTEAGFGADLGAEKFLNIKTPNLPKAPDAVVIVATLRALKMHGGVAKADLTFENTAAVRSGFANLKRHVENIRKFNIPIVVAINEFVTDTKAEIQVLKELCAEIAVPVELASVWAKGADGGIALANAVVKAITEESAAYKRLYADKDSLEEKLKAIVTEIYGGRAVQFGPKAKNQLKQFAQFGWDQLPVCMAKTQYSFSDDPSLLGAPDQFDITIRELVPKTGAGFIVALTGDVMTMPGLPKIPAAMKMDVTEDGTAVGLF; this is encoded by the coding sequence ATGAAATCAGATATCGAAATTGCTCAAAGTGTCCCCTTAAAGCCGATTACAGAAATCGTTAAAAAGGTGGGGATTGATGCTGATGATTTGGAGCTTTACGGTAACTACAAAGCCAAATTATCCTTTGAAAAAATCAAATCAGTAGAGGACAATAAGCCTGGTAAGCTCATTTTAGTGACTGCTATTAATCCAACGCCAGCAGGTGAAGGCAAATCAACCATGTCTATTGGTTTGGCAGATGCCTTGACTAAAATCGGTAAAAAAACCATGCTGGCCTTGCGTGAGCCCTCTTTAGGACCGGTTATGGGGATCAAAGGTGGTGCTGCAGGTGGCGGCTACGCTCAGGTTCTTCCGATGGAAGATATTAACCTTCATTTTACCGGGGACATGCATGCTATTACCACAGCTCATAATGCTTTATCAGCCCTTATTGATAATCACCTTCAGCAGGGCAATGAGCTTGGTATTGACCCGCGTCGTATCATCTGGAAGCGTGTCCTTGATTTGAATGACCGTTCTCTTAGGCAGGTCATTGTTGGCTTGGGGAGTCCTGTCAATGGTGTCCCAAGAGAAGACGGTTTTGATATTACAGTAGCCTCTGAAGTGATGGCTATCCTTTGCTTGGCGACTGATCTTAAGGACTTGAAGGCTCGTTTAGCTAATATTGTGATTGCCTATCGTTACGATAAATCACCTGTATATGTGCGTGATTTAAAGGTAGAAGGGGCATTAGCCTTGATTTTGAAGGACGCCATCAAGCCTAACCTTGTTCAAACAATCTATGGTACACCAGCCTTTGTGCATGGTGGACCCTTTGCCAATATTGCTCATGGCTGTAATTCTGTTCTGGCGACATCAACAGCTTTGCGGTTGGCAGATTATACTGTTACAGAGGCAGGCTTTGGAGCGGATCTTGGAGCAGAAAAATTCCTTAACATCAAAACACCGAATCTACCTAAGGCTCCTGATGCAGTTGTTATTGTCGCAACACTTCGTGCCTTGAAGATGCATGGCGGTGTTGCTAAGGCGGATTTAACCTTTGAAAATACAGCTGCGGTCCGGTCTGGCTTTGCTAATTTAAAGCGTCATGTTGAGAATATTCGAAAATTCAATATTCCGATTGTTGTAGCTATCAACGAATTTGTGACAGATACTAAAGCAGAAATTCAAGTCTTAAAAGAATTGTGTGCAGAAATAGCTGTTCCGGTTGAATTGGCAAGCGTGTGGGCCAAGGGGGCTGATGGCGGTATTGCTCTTGCCAACGCTGTTGTCAAGGCTATTACAGAGGAAAGCGCAGCCTATAAGCGTCTATATGCAGACAAGGATAGCTTAGAGGAGAAACTTAAGGCAATTGTGACTGAAATTTATGGTGGTAGGGCTGTGCAATTCGGACCTAAAGCTAAAAATCAGCTCAAGCAATTTGCCCAGTTTGGTTGGGATCAATTGCCTGTTTGCATGGCCAAAACCCAGTATAGCTTTTCAGACGATCCATCGCTCCTAGGCGCGCCAGATCAGTTTGACATTACCATTCGTGAATTAGTGCCTAAGACCGGTGCCGGCTTTATCGTCGCCTTAACTGGAGATGTGATGACAATGCCAGGCTTGCCAAAGATTCCTGCAGCTATGAAGATGGACGTCACCGAAGACGGTACAGCAGTAGGATTGTTTTGA
- the nrdD_1 gene encoding ATP-binding protein, with protein MQIIKRDGQLADFDPDKIYQALIKAARTVYVIDDSWRQHLAQVTKKVVIDLEEVQAERPTINMIQSLVENRLIDAGYMTIAEHYIAYRLQRDLERNGYGDSISVHLRFEQIK; from the coding sequence ATGCAAATTATTAAGCGTGACGGTCAGCTGGCAGACTTTGATCCGGATAAGATTTATCAGGCTTTGATCAAGGCAGCAAGAACAGTTTATGTGATTGATGACAGCTGGAGACAGCATCTAGCTCAGGTAACTAAAAAGGTTGTTATTGATCTAGAAGAGGTGCAGGCGGAGCGTCCGACGATTAATATGATTCAATCACTTGTTGAAAATCGTCTGATTGACGCAGGCTACATGACTATTGCAGAGCATTATATTGCTTACCGGCTCCAAAGAGATTTGGAGAGAAACGGTTACGGCGATAGCATTAGTGTTCATTTACGATTCGAGCAAATCAAATAG
- the vpr_3 gene encoding C5a peptidase precursor ScpZ, with amino-acid sequence MISPNDDGNKDFILFQGVFLRSVKDIKAQVLDHNGQIVWESGVSSAQKYYQEGVVLPYRFEHTKWSGKDANDQPVADGSYTYRVWYTPVADGAEAQKQDFKVQVKTSLPELPKSASYDESTRTLKIDTAKFSAYRIQVGHIVEIGEGEEADIVVNYFPMAEDGSFSIPATVMSELSGEEVEVNIAALTLIVEDEFGNFNAIALTDLLNQKEPEIKDDKQPETPMPEQQPKGNGSTDQDQSSDNSKADQQSLAMTPDSSKPMAPAHSHELPKTSEQA; translated from the coding sequence TTGATTTCTCCAAATGATGATGGTAATAAGGATTTTATTCTCTTCCAAGGGGTATTCCTAAGAAGCGTTAAGGATATTAAAGCTCAGGTTCTTGATCACAATGGACAAATCGTTTGGGAAAGTGGTGTTTCTTCAGCCCAGAAATACTATCAAGAGGGTGTTGTGTTACCGTATCGCTTTGAGCATACAAAATGGAGTGGAAAAGACGCCAATGATCAGCCTGTAGCAGATGGTAGCTATACCTATCGCGTTTGGTATACTCCTGTAGCAGATGGTGCTGAGGCTCAAAAGCAAGACTTTAAGGTTCAAGTGAAAACAAGCCTACCAGAGCTACCAAAATCAGCTTCCTATGACGAATCTACCAGAACACTTAAGATCGACACTGCTAAATTCTCAGCCTACCGTATTCAGGTTGGCCATATTGTCGAGATTGGAGAAGGAGAGGAAGCAGATATTGTGGTGAACTACTTCCCAATGGCTGAGGACGGCTCATTTAGCATTCCAGCAACGGTGATGTCAGAGCTGTCAGGTGAGGAGGTAGAGGTTAATATTGCTGCCTTGACATTAATTGTTGAAGATGAATTTGGCAACTTTAACGCGATTGCTCTTACAGACCTTTTAAACCAAAAGGAACCAGAGATTAAAGACGACAAACAGCCTGAGACACCAATGCCAGAGCAGCAGCCTAAGGGCAATGGTTCTACTGATCAAGATCAGTCTTCTGATAATAGCAAAGCAGATCAGCAGTCACTAGCCATGACACCAGATAGCAGCAAACCAATGGCTCCAGCACATAGCCATGAGCTTCCTAAAACCTCAGAGCAGGCATAG
- the vpr_2 gene encoding C5a peptidase precursor ScpZ yields MTADNGHGNHTAAIAAGNGKTPAGNGLRVEGIAPNASLMLMKVTGAPERDQFAKSYAKAITDAVNLGATVISMSFGKTADSLSTVHEDVKKAIAYAQEKGVLLVAGAGNESAVGMGTREPLAANPDFGTLNSPAIFEEVISVAASNPVYAISQSVNAKTADGSQKLAIFMSEGDSFDADQDYFVADAKFGEASHFTGLDIKGKVALIERGGSLSFYQKIENAVKAGASGVIIYNNNALEGSFTIEKASIPKEAHIPVGFMSYKDAQALKEGQSFRFNKAYEKMLSNAGGRVISQSSWGVTAEGRIKPDISAPGVNVYSAVHGNQYDYKTGTSMSTPMVSGLVAMLHKAYKEKFPELSDKELSQLVRAVLMSSARTLYSTENKAYISPRQQGAGEVDGQKALAASYYLTDQKQNPKINLGNIADEFVINLNVNALSKNQGPKKLYFQVNLITDQTKDGHFTLQPKALKDSEWQEINITEDQQHIQVSVDAKAYAAELLKAMPNGYFLEGFVRFTDNLDTKEELMSIPFSGFRGDFANLPALDTPIYETLEQGAFYQKLEQDPETGKYILPEKFSKLTALIGQVSPYFLAQDTKMERSMS; encoded by the coding sequence TTGACCGCTGATAATGGTCATGGTAACCATACTGCCGCTATAGCAGCAGGTAATGGGAAAACACCAGCAGGAAATGGCCTTCGTGTTGAGGGGATTGCACCAAATGCTTCTCTTATGCTGATGAAGGTGACTGGTGCCCCAGAAAGGGATCAATTTGCAAAATCCTATGCTAAGGCGATCACAGACGCGGTTAATCTAGGAGCTACAGTGATTAGCATGAGCTTTGGAAAAACAGCGGATTCCTTATCAACGGTTCATGAGGACGTTAAAAAGGCTATAGCCTATGCTCAAGAAAAGGGTGTTTTGTTGGTTGCTGGAGCTGGTAATGAGAGTGCAGTTGGTATGGGAACTCGAGAGCCTCTAGCAGCAAATCCTGATTTTGGTACCCTTAATAGTCCAGCTATTTTTGAAGAGGTTATCAGTGTTGCGGCTTCCAATCCTGTTTACGCTATTAGCCAGTCTGTTAATGCTAAGACCGCAGACGGTAGTCAAAAACTAGCGATCTTTATGTCAGAGGGCGACTCATTTGATGCTGATCAGGATTACTTTGTGGCTGATGCCAAATTCGGTGAAGCCTCTCACTTTACTGGTCTTGATATTAAAGGCAAGGTTGCTTTGATTGAACGTGGCGGCTCACTTAGCTTTTATCAAAAGATTGAAAATGCTGTTAAAGCTGGTGCTAGCGGTGTGATTATCTACAATAACAATGCGCTTGAAGGAAGCTTTACGATTGAAAAGGCCTCTATTCCAAAGGAAGCTCACATTCCTGTTGGCTTTATGAGCTACAAGGACGCTCAAGCTCTTAAGGAAGGTCAAAGCTTTAGATTTAATAAGGCCTATGAGAAAATGCTTAGCAATGCTGGTGGCCGCGTTATCAGCCAATCCAGCTGGGGTGTGACAGCAGAAGGTCGTATCAAGCCAGATATTTCAGCACCTGGTGTCAATGTCTACTCTGCAGTTCATGGTAACCAATATGATTACAAGACTGGTACAAGCATGTCAACACCTATGGTGTCAGGGCTTGTGGCCATGCTACATAAAGCTTACAAAGAGAAATTCCCAGAGCTTTCTGATAAGGAGCTTTCTCAGCTTGTTAGAGCTGTGTTGATGAGCTCAGCAAGAACACTTTATAGCACAGAAAACAAGGCTTATATTTCTCCACGCCAGCAGGGTGCTGGTGAGGTAGATGGTCAAAAGGCACTAGCAGCCAGCTATTACCTTACTGATCAGAAGCAAAACCCTAAAATCAATCTGGGGAACATTGCAGATGAATTTGTCATTAATCTAAATGTTAATGCCCTATCGAAAAATCAAGGGCCTAAAAAGCTTTATTTCCAAGTCAACCTAATCACTGATCAAACTAAAGATGGTCACTTCACCTTGCAGCCAAAAGCATTAAAGGATTCAGAGTGGCAGGAAATTAATATCACCGAGGACCAGCAGCATATTCAAGTTTCTGTTGACGCTAAGGCTTACGCTGCTGAATTGTTAAAAGCAATGCCAAATGGCTACTTCCTTGAAGGCTTTGTCCGTTTCACAGACAATTTAGACACTAAGGAAGAATTGATGAGTATTCCATTTAGTGGCTTTAGGGGTGATTTTGCTAACTTGCCAGCCTTAGATACTCCTATTTATGAGACGCTTGAGCAGGGTGCCTTTTATCAAAAGCTTGAGCAAGATCCTGAAACAGGTAAATACATATTACCAGAGAAATTCAGCAAGCTAACTGCTTTGATTGGTCAGGTCAGCCCATATTTCTTGGCACAGGATACAAAAATGGAACGGTCAATGAGTTAG
- the cls_1 gene encoding cardiolipin synthetase Cls: MLAPIAETFSSDLNHDLQFYDIIRKNKAGGLTIKKNKKVRYLLHKGKKGLLRGIFSRTTIIAALIVLQIFFLCQSYAWMEQYRVLIAIIERIFSISIVLYLVNSDMDAISRVTWLILIMIAPLLGSLFLIYTKLDWGYRDLKQRINHLVDLSSPYLRDDDAILQALKGHTSTTYHLVQYLERSRGNFPIYRKTQATYFPIGEAFFEGLKTQLLLAKSYIFLEFLSLQRGRCGEKF; the protein is encoded by the coding sequence ATGCTTGCACCAATTGCTGAAACTTTTAGCAGCGACTTAAATCATGACCTCCAGTTTTATGATATAATAAGAAAAAATAAAGCTGGAGGGTTGACTATCAAAAAGAATAAAAAAGTAAGATACCTGCTCCATAAAGGGAAAAAAGGCTTGCTGAGGGGGATTTTCAGCAGAACAACCATTATTGCTGCTTTGATCGTTCTGCAAATCTTCTTTTTATGCCAATCCTATGCTTGGATGGAGCAGTATCGTGTTTTAATTGCTATTATTGAGCGTATTTTTTCGATTTCAATTGTCTTGTACTTGGTGAATAGCGATATGGACGCTATTTCAAGGGTGACCTGGCTGATTCTCATTATGATAGCCCCTTTACTAGGCTCTTTATTTCTTATTTACACTAAATTAGACTGGGGTTATCGTGACCTAAAGCAGCGAATTAACCATTTAGTTGATTTGTCCTCTCCTTACTTGAGAGATGATGACGCTATTTTACAGGCGTTGAAGGGGCATACCTCAACGACCTATCACCTCGTTCAGTATTTAGAGCGTAGTCGTGGGAATTTTCCCATTTATCGCAAGACTCAAGCCACCTACTTTCCCATCGGAGAAGCCTTTTTTGAAGGTTTAAAAACTCAGCTTTTATTGGCTAAGTCCTATATTTTTCTAGAATTTTTATCATTGCAGAGGGGCAGATGTGGGGAGAAATTTTAG
- the coaBC_2 gene encoding phosphopantothenate--cysteine ligase yields the protein MAMKLLITSGGTTEAIDAVRGITNHSTGQLGKIVAETFLAKGFDVTLVTTKTSVKPAQQPHLTIREVTNVDQLMAILKEEVPKHDLLIHSMAVSDYSPVYMTDFDTVAAADHLQTFLTASNKEAKISSAADYQVLFLKKTPKVISYIKEWNPNIRLVGFKLLVNAPAEELISVARDSLHKNKADYIVANDLADIKANQHKAFLVNDKTVCSASTKEELAQLIYERIIAND from the coding sequence ATGGCTATGAAATTATTAATCACATCAGGCGGAACGACCGAAGCAATAGACGCCGTTAGAGGGATTACCAATCATTCCACTGGCCAGCTAGGAAAGATAGTAGCTGAGACCTTTCTAGCAAAGGGATTTGACGTTACTCTAGTGACAACAAAAACTTCAGTAAAACCAGCACAGCAGCCTCATTTGACCATTCGTGAGGTGACCAATGTTGATCAGCTGATGGCTATCTTAAAAGAGGAGGTTCCTAAGCACGACCTTCTCATTCACAGCATGGCTGTTTCAGATTATAGCCCAGTGTACATGACAGACTTTGATACAGTTGCAGCTGCTGATCATTTACAGACCTTTTTAACAGCAAGCAATAAGGAAGCCAAAATCTCATCGGCAGCTGATTATCAGGTGCTCTTTCTTAAAAAAACACCTAAAGTCATATCCTATATTAAGGAATGGAATCCTAATATAAGGCTAGTCGGCTTTAAGCTATTGGTCAATGCTCCAGCTGAGGAGCTAATTTCAGTGGCACGAGATAGCCTGCATAAAAACAAAGCAGACTATATAGTAGCCAATGACCTAGCAGATATTAAGGCCAATCAGCACAAGGCTTTTCTTGTCAATGACAAAACAGTCTGCTCTGCCAGCACCAAAGAGGAGCTTGCACAATTAATCTATGAAAGGATAATAGCCAATGACTAA
- a CDS encoding transposase, translating into MEEPGILERLKREAKEDTLNNPKVLQVSYDLLAPMNQPDQSYGWMVLDNLFESLGLTAFLKGIKTKSEYDLVQVLKLLVFQRILRPDSKLATYASQADLFGHWDISLNAIYRSLNKLNTLKDDLQHHLHKVVSQMIKREASLVFYDVTNYYFETDIPDNELVSENGEILQEGLRRRGPSKEHRPKPIVQLGLFRDTNGIPISYKLFRGNQTDPVTYLPAVEEVKKQFGIERLIVVADKAMNSMANVSEMLKQEDGWLFSQKHRGRRGAPKDIQEHILDSSDWQFNPELTFAKKSYIRERKLGNKKSSPVVY; encoded by the coding sequence TTGGAAGAACCAGGGATTCTTGAGCGTCTTAAGCGCGAAGCTAAAGAAGATACTTTAAATAACCCTAAGGTACTCCAGGTTTCCTATGACCTCCTTGCCCCCATGAACCAACCGGATCAATCTTATGGTTGGATGGTTTTGGATAATCTCTTCGAATCTCTGGGGCTCACAGCCTTTTTAAAGGGTATCAAAACGAAGTCTGAGTATGACTTAGTGCAAGTGCTAAAGCTATTAGTTTTTCAGAGAATTCTCCGACCAGATAGTAAACTTGCCACCTATGCCTCTCAAGCAGACTTATTTGGCCATTGGGACATCAGCTTAAATGCCATTTATCGCTCCTTGAACAAATTGAACACCTTGAAAGATGATCTTCAACATCATCTTCACAAGGTAGTGAGTCAGATGATCAAACGTGAAGCCAGTCTCGTTTTCTACGATGTCACCAATTATTATTTTGAGACAGATATTCCAGATAACGAGTTGGTTTCAGAAAATGGAGAGATACTACAAGAAGGGCTTCGAAGACGTGGTCCGAGTAAGGAACACCGTCCAAAACCCATTGTGCAATTAGGACTCTTTAGGGATACCAACGGTATTCCGATTAGCTATAAACTGTTTCGAGGTAATCAAACCGATCCTGTTACCTATCTTCCAGCGGTTGAGGAAGTCAAAAAACAATTTGGAATTGAGCGGTTAATTGTAGTCGCCGATAAGGCGATGAATAGTATGGCTAATGTTTCAGAAATGCTCAAGCAAGAAGATGGCTGGCTCTTCTCACAGAAACATCGCGGACGCCGAGGAGCTCCAAAAGATATTCAAGAACACATCCTTGATTCATCGGATTGGCAATTTAACCCAGAACTTACCTTCGCTAAGAAATCTTATATCCGTGAACGGAAGTTAGGGAATAAAAAATCTTCCCCAGTGGTGTACTGA
- the asd gene encoding aspartate-semialdehyde dehydrogenase → MGYTVAVVGATGAVGQQMIKMLEESSLPISAIKLLASARSAGKILSFKGEDFVVEELTKAAFQGIDLALFSAGGNVSAKYAPYAVAAGAVVVDNTSYFRQHPAVPLVVPEVNAHALDTHQGLVACPNCSTIQMMIALEPIRQRWGLERIIVSTYQAVSGAGQSAIRETLAQYDQVINQGLSPKEVEASVLPSAGDKRHYPIAFNALPQIDRFTENDYTYEEMKMTNETKKIMEDDTIKVSATCVRIPVLSAHSESIYIETKAVATIEAVKEAIAQFPGAVLEDDTGVQRYPQAVNAVGSRETFVGRLRKDLDVEKGIHMWVVSDNLLKGAAWNSVQIAETLHERGLVRPAQDNLFDPSVSFD, encoded by the coding sequence ATGGGGTATACAGTAGCAGTGGTTGGAGCGACAGGCGCTGTCGGTCAGCAAATGATTAAGATGCTGGAGGAGTCAAGTCTGCCTATTTCAGCTATTAAATTATTAGCGTCTGCACGTTCAGCAGGAAAAATCCTCTCATTTAAGGGAGAGGATTTTGTTGTTGAGGAGCTAACAAAAGCAGCCTTCCAAGGCATTGATCTAGCCCTTTTTTCAGCAGGAGGCAATGTTTCTGCAAAATATGCCCCTTATGCTGTTGCGGCAGGTGCTGTTGTGGTTGACAATACCTCTTATTTTCGTCAGCACCCAGCTGTTCCACTTGTTGTTCCTGAGGTAAATGCTCACGCTCTTGATACACATCAAGGCCTTGTTGCTTGCCCTAATTGCTCTACGATTCAAATGATGATAGCGCTGGAGCCTATTCGTCAAAGGTGGGGTCTTGAGCGTATTATTGTTTCCACCTATCAGGCTGTTTCAGGTGCTGGTCAATCAGCGATTCGTGAGACCCTAGCTCAGTATGACCAGGTTATTAACCAGGGCTTGTCTCCTAAGGAGGTGGAGGCAAGTGTTTTACCGTCAGCTGGTGACAAGAGACATTATCCAATTGCTTTTAATGCTTTACCACAGATTGATCGTTTCACTGAAAATGACTACACCTATGAAGAGATGAAAATGACAAATGAAACGAAAAAAATCATGGAGGACGATACGATTAAGGTGTCTGCGACCTGTGTTCGTATACCCGTTTTATCAGCCCATTCAGAATCTATCTACATTGAAACCAAGGCAGTAGCTACTATCGAAGCTGTTAAGGAGGCGATTGCACAATTTCCGGGTGCTGTTTTAGAGGACGATACCGGAGTGCAACGATACCCACAGGCCGTTAATGCTGTTGGCAGTCGTGAGACCTTTGTAGGAAGGCTTCGTAAGGATTTAGATGTTGAAAAGGGCATTCACATGTGGGTGGTATCTGACAATCTGCTCAAGGGCGCAGCCTGGAATTCTGTTCAGATTGCAGAGACCTTGCACGAGCGTGGGCTTGTCCGACCAGCACAGGACAATTTATTTGATCCTAGTGTTTCTTTTGACTGA
- the cls_2 gene encoding cardiolipin synthetase Cls → MWGEILGILEKKVQEGVEVRVLFDGMLELSTLSADYAARLERIGIKAKSFLPISPFISTYYNYRDHRKIVVIDGEVAFTGGINLADEYINEVKRFGHWKDAGLMLKGEAVDSFLIMFLQMWSITEKRLIVEPYLSQHTEEVASDGYVIPYADSPLDTDKIGRNVYIDILNHAKEYVYIMTPYLILDSETEHALRFAAERGVDIRIIMPGKPDKAVPYALAKTYYKGLITSGVKIYEYSPGFVHSKVFISDDSKAVVGTINLDYRSLYHHFECATYLYRSSVIADIVQDFKETQASSKLVTESQLRQRPWYQKLVGLLVKTIAPLL, encoded by the coding sequence ATGTGGGGAGAAATTTTAGGAATTTTAGAAAAGAAGGTGCAAGAGGGAGTAGAGGTTCGCGTTCTTTTTGATGGCATGCTAGAGCTGTCGACCTTATCAGCGGATTATGCTGCCAGACTTGAACGCATTGGTATCAAAGCAAAGTCTTTTTTGCCGATCTCGCCTTTTATTTCAACCTACTACAATTATCGGGATCATCGTAAAATTGTGGTGATTGATGGAGAGGTGGCCTTTACAGGCGGTATTAACCTAGCTGATGAGTACATTAATGAGGTCAAACGCTTTGGGCATTGGAAGGACGCAGGTCTTATGCTAAAGGGTGAGGCTGTTGATAGCTTTTTGATCATGTTTTTACAAATGTGGTCAATTACCGAAAAAAGGCTGATCGTGGAGCCTTATCTGTCCCAGCATACAGAGGAGGTCGCCTCAGATGGCTATGTCATTCCTTATGCAGACTCACCACTTGATACTGACAAAATTGGCAGAAATGTCTATATTGATATCTTGAATCACGCTAAGGAATATGTTTATATCATGACTCCATACCTGATTTTGGATAGCGAAACAGAGCATGCCCTCAGATTTGCAGCAGAGCGAGGGGTGGATATTCGGATTATTATGCCAGGTAAGCCTGACAAGGCTGTTCCTTATGCCCTTGCTAAAACCTACTATAAAGGCTTGATCACCTCAGGAGTTAAAATCTACGAATATAGTCCGGGATTTGTGCATTCTAAGGTCTTTATTTCAGATGATTCTAAGGCAGTCGTTGGAACCATTAATCTGGATTATCGCAGCCTCTATCATCATTTTGAATGCGCCACCTACCTTTACCGTTCCTCTGTTATTGCAGACATTGTTCAGGATTTCAAAGAAACCCAGGCAAGCTCTAAGCTAGTCACAGAAAGTCAGCTAAGGCAAAGGCCTTGGTATCAAAAGCTCGTTGGTTTATTGGTTAAAACAATAGCCCCCCTCTTGTAA